In one window of Halomarina pelagica DNA:
- a CDS encoding DUF5783 family protein, translated as MTEFDPERFEDKYVHYMTELQEAYKRAFDVMNEEYDSTLVHAIDQQILNESEPFYRDGEFRIELPPNPHDRVHGVVVEPDRLDAVLDRYVEELRAQLRRVFGLEER; from the coding sequence ATGACCGAGTTCGACCCGGAGCGGTTCGAGGACAAGTACGTCCACTACATGACGGAGTTGCAGGAGGCGTACAAGCGGGCGTTCGACGTGATGAACGAGGAGTACGACTCGACGCTCGTCCACGCGATCGACCAGCAGATCCTGAACGAGTCCGAACCGTTCTACCGGGACGGCGAGTTCCGCATCGAACTCCCGCCGAACCCTCACGATCGCGTGCACGGGGTCGTCGTCGAGCCCGACCGCCTCGACGCCGTCCTCGACCGCTACGTCGAGGAACTGCGTGCGCAGCTCCGGCGGGTGTTCGGACTCGAGGAGCGATAG
- a CDS encoding NifU family protein — protein sequence MSTESAKTEDDLREEVTNFLRRNFPQIQMHGGSAAITNLDVESGSVSLQLGGACSGCGISPMTIQAIKTRMTKEIPEITQVHADTGMGGGGGMGGTSPSFPGESRGGDLDSDDDEGPKAPF from the coding sequence ATGAGCACGGAATCCGCCAAGACCGAGGACGACCTGCGCGAGGAGGTAACGAACTTCCTGCGGCGCAACTTCCCGCAGATTCAGATGCACGGGGGGAGCGCGGCCATCACGAACCTCGACGTGGAGTCGGGGTCGGTCTCCCTCCAGCTCGGCGGGGCCTGCAGCGGTTGTGGCATCTCGCCCATGACGATCCAGGCGATCAAGACCCGCATGACGAAGGAGATCCCCGAGATCACCCAGGTCCACGCCGACACCGGGATGGGCGGCGGAGGCGGCATGGGCGGCACGTCCCCGTCGTTCCCCGGCGAGTCGCGGGGGGGCGACCTCGACAGCGACGACGACGAGGGACCAAAGGCCCCGTTCTAA
- a CDS encoding ketopantoate reductase family protein gives MDVVVFGAGSLGSLVGGLLAREHRVTLVGRDPHVQRVRDAGLRIEGAVEASVSPAADTSPPRRADLAVVTVKAFDTDDAGRALAACDLGGALSLQNGLGNEETLAEHLDAPVLAGTCTYGARLLESGRVECTGVGEIVLGPREGGRSALADRVGKAFERAGLVTVVADDMPRRQWEKLAVNAGINAPTALARIPNGALLDGPAREAMRTAAREVARAARRRGVDLADETAVASVERVAADTAGNASSMLQDVERGRRTEVDHINGVVAGVDAPVNATLAALVRAWERERGLR, from the coding sequence ATGGACGTGGTCGTGTTCGGCGCGGGGAGCCTCGGGAGCCTCGTCGGCGGGCTACTCGCACGCGAGCACCGCGTGACGCTGGTCGGACGCGACCCGCACGTCCAACGGGTCAGGGACGCCGGCCTCCGGATCGAGGGGGCCGTCGAGGCGAGCGTCTCCCCCGCGGCCGACACGAGTCCGCCCCGGCGGGCCGACCTCGCCGTCGTGACGGTGAAGGCGTTCGACACCGACGACGCCGGACGTGCGCTCGCCGCCTGCGACCTCGGCGGCGCGCTCTCACTCCAGAACGGCCTCGGCAACGAGGAGACGCTCGCCGAGCACCTCGACGCGCCCGTCCTCGCCGGGACGTGCACCTACGGCGCGCGCCTCCTCGAATCCGGCCGGGTCGAGTGCACCGGGGTCGGCGAGATCGTCCTCGGCCCTCGCGAGGGGGGGCGCTCCGCGCTCGCCGATCGGGTCGGGAAGGCGTTCGAGCGGGCGGGACTCGTCACGGTCGTCGCCGACGACATGCCGCGACGTCAGTGGGAAAAGCTCGCGGTGAACGCCGGCATCAACGCCCCGACCGCGCTCGCCCGGATTCCCAACGGCGCGCTGCTGGACGGTCCCGCCCGCGAGGCGATGCGAACGGCCGCCCGCGAGGTCGCCCGGGCGGCCCGTCGGCGGGGCGTCGACCTCGCGGACGAGACGGCCGTCGCGAGCGTCGAGCGCGTCGCGGCGGACACCGCGGGAAACGCCTCCTCGATGCTCCAGGACGTCGAGCGCGGACGACGGACGGAGGTCGATCACATCAACGGGGTCGTCGCCGGGGTCGACGCGCCCGTGAACGCGACGCTCGCGGCGCTCGTGCGGGCGTGGGAGCGGGAGCGCGGACTGCGGTAG
- a CDS encoding DUF7563 family protein yields the protein MPECQNCGSFVTTAYARVFTPDGVENPRVCPNCEDKIREGAGVREARSTRRA from the coding sequence ATGCCGGAATGCCAGAACTGCGGTTCCTTCGTGACGACTGCGTACGCGCGAGTCTTCACCCCGGACGGTGTCGAGAACCCGCGGGTCTGCCCCAACTGCGAGGACAAGATCCGCGAGGGTGCGGGCGTCCGCGAGGCCCGGTCCACCCGTCGCGCCTGA
- the glmM gene encoding phosphoglucosamine mutase, whose translation MFGTSGIRGPVGDVVTAELALTVGRAVGVDAERVVVGRDPRESGRLLVDALSAGLREVGTDVIDLGGAATPTVARGVGWYDADAGVAVTASHNPAEDNGLKLWQPSGQAFDEDMRATVEERVRADEVDLRAWDGQGTRTAVSDADARHVEALSDAVSIETPLSVVVDLGNGAGGVTIDALLEQGCSVETLNAQPDGRFPGRPSEPNEETLTSLCALVGATDADLGVAHDGDADRMVAVDETGTFVPKDALLALLAVESAAPGERVAFPVDTSLAVEDYLAEHDVGVERTPVGDVYVAEALGGDVTFGGEPSGAWIWAEQTLCPDGPLAALRLAELAAERPLSERVADVPSYPIRRASVEVADKRATMDDVRERVTARYDDVTTLDGVRVDLGDAWFLLRASGTQPLVRVTAEARDEERTEEVFEEARELL comes from the coding sequence ATGTTCGGCACCAGCGGTATTCGAGGACCGGTCGGTGACGTCGTGACGGCGGAACTCGCGCTCACCGTCGGGCGCGCGGTGGGCGTCGACGCGGAGCGCGTCGTCGTCGGTCGCGATCCACGGGAGAGCGGCCGCCTGCTCGTCGACGCCCTCTCCGCGGGCCTGCGCGAGGTGGGGACGGACGTGATCGACCTCGGCGGCGCGGCGACGCCGACGGTCGCCCGGGGCGTCGGGTGGTACGACGCCGACGCGGGCGTCGCGGTCACCGCGAGCCACAACCCCGCGGAGGACAACGGGCTTAAGCTCTGGCAACCGAGCGGGCAGGCGTTCGACGAGGACATGCGCGCGACCGTCGAGGAGCGCGTCCGCGCCGACGAGGTCGACCTCCGGGCGTGGGACGGACAGGGAACGCGAACCGCCGTGTCCGACGCCGACGCACGACACGTCGAGGCGCTCTCCGACGCGGTCTCGATCGAGACGCCGCTGTCGGTCGTCGTCGACCTCGGCAACGGCGCGGGCGGCGTCACGATCGACGCGCTGCTCGAGCAGGGCTGTTCCGTCGAGACGCTCAACGCCCAGCCGGACGGGCGCTTCCCCGGTCGGCCGAGCGAACCCAACGAGGAGACGCTCACCTCGCTGTGCGCGCTCGTGGGGGCGACCGACGCCGACCTCGGCGTCGCCCACGACGGGGACGCAGACCGCATGGTCGCGGTTGACGAGACGGGGACCTTCGTCCCGAAGGACGCCCTGCTCGCGCTGCTGGCGGTCGAGAGCGCCGCGCCGGGCGAGCGCGTGGCCTTCCCCGTCGACACCAGCCTGGCGGTCGAGGACTACCTCGCCGAGCACGACGTGGGCGTGGAGCGTACGCCCGTGGGCGACGTCTACGTCGCCGAGGCCCTCGGCGGCGACGTGACCTTCGGCGGCGAGCCCAGCGGGGCGTGGATCTGGGCGGAGCAGACGCTCTGTCCCGACGGTCCGCTCGCCGCCCTCCGCCTCGCGGAACTGGCCGCCGAGCGCCCCCTGAGCGAGCGCGTCGCGGACGTCCCCAGCTACCCGATCCGCCGGGCGAGCGTCGAGGTCGCGGACAAGCGGGCGACGATGGACGACGTCCGCGAGCGGGTGACGGCCCGCTACGACGACGTGACGACGCTCGACGGCGTGCGCGTCGACCTCGGGGACGCCTGGTTCCTCCTCCGGGCCAGCGGGACCCAGCCGCTGGTGCGCGTCACTGCCGAGGCCCGCGACGAGGAACGGACGGAGGAGGTCTTCGAGGAGGCGAGGGAACTGCTCTAA